TGTTGGCTTCGTGAATTATTTTGACCTCTCTGGCAAAATCGCTATTGTTACTGGAGTCTTAGGTAAACTTGGACCGGTGTGGAGTCGGGCATTACTGGATGCTGGCGCAACGGTTGTGGGGATAGACCTACCATCAGCTCAGGTGCCAAGCTCCTTTGAGCTACTTCAAGGGCATTATCCCAAGACTCGTTTGTGTTTGGAGCGGGGTGATATATGCGATCGCACTGCCATGATCGCAATCCGCGATCGCATCCTGAGCGACATGGGCATTCCTGCCGTGATTGTTAACAATGCTGGGATTGACCAACCTCCTGGTCCAGTGAAAACCTACAGCTTGGAAGATATCCCCCTAGAGATTTGCCGCAATGTGTTTGAGGTTAATGTCTTGGGAGCATTCCAGGTGACCCAAGTCTTCGGTAGCCCAATGGTGGAAGCTAGACGAGGTTCAATCATTAATATCGGTTCGTTGTATGGGAGCGTATCTCCCGATGCCCGGTTTTATCAGCATCTGGAGTGCGACCCTCCTTTTTTAAAACCCCCTGCCTATGGGGCATCGAAGGCAGCACTGGTGAATTTAACCCGGTACTTTGCTACCCACTGGGGACCCTTTGGTGTCCGGGTTAATGCCCTTTCTCCAGGAGGAGTATTGGGTGGACAGGATGAGGAATTCAAAGGTCAATTTTGCGATCGCGTTCCTCTAGGACGGATGGCGAAGTTTGAGGATTTACTTGGCCCATTAGTGTTTCTGGCATCCGATGCCTCTGCTTATGTCACAGGTATCGAACTCAGAGTTGATGGCGGTTTTACCGTGTGGTAAGGTGGACGTGTGTTGAAGCACCCTTTAACCAGGCTGTCAAGGAAAGGGAAAACTACCAATAACACTAATGACTAATAACTAAATTGTTTTAATCATGTTTTAATCAGGGTGTATTTTACTGTCTTGATGTAGTCGCTCATGGCTGAGTTATAGAGTTACAACTTTGAGATGCACCCTTTAATAACTAAAGTATTTATTGAAAACCAGAAGTATTTTAACTATCCCTACGGCAAGCGCAACGGTTACGAAACGATTAGTAAACTTTTAAATTTTCCTACTTATAGTATTCGCAAATATTTAGGAATTAAAGTCATTAAGCGCTACCGAGAATTACCTAGTATACCTAAAAAAGATGGATTTTTAGTGTGGTTTCCCCAAAAGTTGGCTCCGGTTACCCAAGTGATTGGGAAATGTCGGGAATATATCGCTAATGTTGATCAATCTATTTTTACCAAAAAAGGGAAAGGAAAGGAACAATACCTCAGAGGTATCCATCCAGATGATTCTAAACTTACGGAGTCTTTAGTAAAACTAGCTTGTGATCCTACTTTAGTAAGTATAGTAACAAAATACATTGGGATATTACCAATTATCAATGGCGTTAAGTTACTCTACTCGCCAAATAAAAAAATCTATGAAGGAGGAGCTCAATTTTTTCATTTAGACCCGGAAGGAGTTAGGCAAATCAAGCTATATATTTATGTAGAGGATGTGACAGAAGAGTCTGGTCCTCTGACCCTAATCCCAGCTCAAGAATCCCATAAAATCTACCGATTATACCCAGGGGGAAGACTCAGGGATGACTGGGTCAGTCGCTTCATTGATCCGCAATATTTCTATTCGATAACTGGTGCGTCGGGGACAATGATATTTGCCGATACATCCAGATGTTTCCATTTCGGTAGCCGACCAGGAAAAAAACCCAGGTTTGTGATTATTATACAATATATATCGCCCTTTGCCATCAATTTCCCTTGGTTTGGGTGGGTTAGAAAGCCACTTCATGCTCGCTTGGTTAATCACAATACTTCAACGATAGACCAATATCTTTTGGGAGTTAAATAGAGGGAATAGGGAGTAGGGAGTAGGGAGTAGGGAGTAGGGAATAGGGAATCGGGAATCGGGAGTCGGGAATCGGGAATAAATTATGTTTACTTCATAGCTAGGAAAAACGCTATAGTAATGAATGTGGGTTCCAGGGCAGTATTATTCACCTAGGAATTAGGATTGCTGAGAACTTGTACCATTACAAAAAAACTTAATATCGGAAGTTATAACAATCAATTTCAGTACTGAAAAAAGCAAATATTATTACTTTTACCGACTCCCGACTCCCGACTCCCGACTCCCGACTCCCGACTCCCTGCTCCCTGCTCCCTGCTCCCTACTCCCTGTTCCCTGTTCCCTGTTCCCTGTTCCCTATCTTGATTGCTATTGTTTGAGCTTCTCTTGGTATGATTACTCACCATGAGATATTTCCAAGGGGGGAAAAATAATGGCACAAGACTATTTACCCAGCCAAGTCTTGAACTGGATTGATGGTCAACAAGTAGCAGCAGTGGCAGGAGAATGGTTTGATAAGCTAGACCCCACCAATGGTGAAGTGCTATGTCAGGTGGCTCGCTCAAGAGCAGCAGATATTGAACAAGCGGTAAGGTCAGCTAAACAGGCCCAACCGGCTTGGGCTGATACTCCCCCGGTACAACGGGGAACTATCTTACACGAGATTGTCCTGGGTATGAAAGCCCGTCAGGAGGAGATTGCCAAGATTGTAGCAGCAGAAACCGGTAAGTCCTATGGTTCAGCTTATGGAGAAACTGGCGGTGCGATCGCATTAGGATTATTCTACGCTAGTGAAGGACAACGGTTGTATGGTCGCACCACTACCAGCGGTGTGGTTAATAAATATGCCATGACTGTGCGTCAACCCCTCGGAGTAGCTGGATTAATTATTGCGGCCAATACTCCCATTGCTAATGTGGCCTGGAAAGTCTTTCCAGCTCTGATTTGTGGCAATAGCGCTGTATTAAAAGTAGCAGAAGACACTCCCGCCACTGCTTGGATAGTTGGACAAATTGCTAAAGAGGCTGGGTTACCCCCTGGTGTACTAAATATTATTCAGGGATATGGTGAAGAAGCAGGGGCTCCCTTGGTTGCTCATAATGATGTGGCTGTGGTTAGCTTTACCGGCTCCACAGAAGTAGGACGAATTGTGCAACGGGTAGCTGGGGAGCGCTTTGGCAGGGTATCCCTGGAGTTGGGGGGTAAGAATCCCTTGGTGGTGTGTGATGATGCGGATTTGAACAATGCCATCAAGTGGACCTTACTCTCAGTGTTCAGTAATGCTGGTCAACGTTGTGCGTCTGCTAGTCGAATCATTGTCTTTGATAGCATTTATGATCAATTCCGTGACCAATTAGTGGAGAAAACCAAGGAATTAAAATTAGGTTCCACTGACCAGGATGACCTTGGTCCAGTGATTAATGAGCAACAGTTGACTAACATGATAGCAGCGGTGAAACAGGCACAGCAAGCAGGAGCAACGGTGCTGGTGGGAGGCGATCGCTTAAAGGACCCTGACCATGCTACTGGTTTCTATATGGCACCGACCCTGCTAGAGAATGTAGACCCCCACGCGGAAATTTCTCAATGTGAATTATTTGGTCCGATTGCTAGTCTCTACCGGGTCAAAGACTTTAAGGAAGCTCTTGCTCTTGCTAACGATTCCCCCTATGGCTTAACTGCTGCGATTCACACTCGCAACATTCACCGTGCAGTACGGTTTTGTGAGAAAGTCCAAACTGGAGTAGCTGTAGTGAATGCCGGTACCTATGGCAGTGAACCTCATATGCCCTTTGGTGGACTCAAGCAATCTGGTAATGGTACCCGTGAACCAGGCACAGAAGCTTTGGATGTCTATTCTGAGTTGAAGGATATCTATATTAATATTGATCCTGAGCAATTTTGATCGTAAGGGAGTAGGGAGTAGGGAGTAGGGAGTAGGGAGTAGGGAGTAGGGAGTAGGGAGTAGGGAGTAGGGAGTAGGGAGTAGGGAAAAAATCCTGTTTCCTTTATTACTATAAGTAACGTTATATACCCTTGGATTACGGTTATCCAAGGGTAATCGTTTTAGACGCAAATAATTGCTGACCGCTGACCACTGACCACTGACTGCTTACATATGTTTAAATACTACCGAAAGATTATTAGCTGGCATTTGGTAAGTTTTTTCAAGGATGAGATTATTATTACTGGCAACCTCTACAACATCTTCTAAATTACGTACTCCCCATTCTGGGTTTTGTTCTCGTAAATAGGAGTCAAAATCAGCGTTAGAAAGTGCAGTGTGTTTATTACCTTGTTTGTAGGGACCGTATAAATATAGAAGATCTCCTGATGAAAGGATACGACCAGCACCTGCCATTAATCCTAAACAAGTAGACCATGGTGAAATGTGAATCATATTAATATTCACCATCGCTACAATATCTGGTATTTCTGATAGTATTTCCTTTTCTACTTTCCAAACCGGCTGACTGGCATCAATATCAAGGGGTTGATAAAGGTTTTCCGTAGGGGAATGGTTAGCCCAGGCGATGATACTTTCACGGAGGGAAGCATCAATATCGGAAGGAATCCATTTTCGAGGTTTTAACTGTTGTGCAAAATATATAGCGTGTTCTCCCGTACCGCTAGCAATTTCTAAAATTGTGCCAGTGGCTGGTAATATCTCTAAAAGTACTTGTAAAATTGCTTCCCGGTTGCGCTGGGTTGCTGGGGCGTATTTTCTGCTGTCCACTAATTCTTCTCCCCGATAATGATAAGAGTGGGAACAGGCAAGATGCCCATTCCACAAAGCTATTAATATCATCCCATACAGCGGAGCAGGCAAGAGGCAAGAGGCAAGAGGCAAGAGGCAATAGGCAATAGGCAAGAGAGATGTAGGGTGGGCAGTGCTTAGCTTCGAAATTGTCAGCTTTTTAATTGGTATGAAGCACTGCCCACCTGACGATTAATCTTATTCAAACTATAGACAATTAACTCCTATTTTATAGATGTAGGGTGGGCAGTGCTTAGCTTCGAAATTGTCAGCTTTTTAATTGGTATGAAGCACTGCCCACCTGACGATTAACATTATTAAAAAATAATACAATTAACTATTTTTTATATTTAAGTTACTGTCTGTCGGTGGGCCGTGCTGACTTAACCGATTACAAGCTTTGGAATTGGTCTTAGGCACTGCCCACCCTACGATTACTGCTACGATTACTACGATTAATTTTAGCAAAAATGTAGACAAATAAAAACTAGTTTATATTCCCACTCGCCCCACAGTTACCACACTCACCACCCTCTCCACAATCTCCATATTTCGTAATAAAAAAAATTTTCTAAACCCCTTGACAGTATATTTATTTATTTATAAATTAATAATGTAAATAGTTTCAAACAATAACTGGTCATGAATCAAAACATTAACCCCAACTCCGATGAAAATCAAAACCCTGACAATCAAGGTCGCAAACCTAAGAAAGTCAAGCACATCTTGATTGGTTCTCCTAAACAAGTTCGGCATACTATTTATGCCATTTATGCCCTGAAATACGCCTATCCCGACGAGTGGAGCACTCCCGAGCCTACGGAAAATCCTGGTGAGGTTATGACCACTTTGATTCGGTATTTGTACTTAGACTAGGATAGGAGTTTGCCAGGGTTTGCCGCCCTGGCGGCCAAAAATTCCAGAGGTTATTTTTAAGCTATCAGCTATCAGTTATCAGCCGTCAGCTATCAGCTATCAGCTATCAGCTATCAGCTATCAGCTATCAGCTATCAGCTTTTGAATAAAATAATCTGAAAACTGATTACTGACCACGGACCACTGACTACTGACCACTGACTACTGACCACTGACTACTGAATGCTTACGTGGAGGGGTATAATGTAAACAGGGTTAGGATGTACTTGCTGGAAAGCAGTTACTGAGTAACTTGATAAGAGTCAAGAACTCGCCGCTAAGTTCTAACGAACTATAGCGGGAGCTTGTTTTAAGCTCTAACTTGACCAGACTAAGGTTCGTGAGAAACCTACGTTATTTGAATTATGAAACCTGATAATGCGTGCCAGTTTTCAGCTCTTTCGTACAGCTTTAAACAGGTGTAACGAGTTAAGCCAGTGAGTTGTACCTAACAAGTTCAAATAACATTGTCGAGGCCAACTTTACCCGAAAGGAGAGACTCAAAGTAATGCGAGTTTTCGTACTAGACAAAAACTTGAAACCTCTTGACCCATGCCATCCAGCACGAGCAAGAGAGCTATTGAACATGGGAAGGGCTAAAGTATTTAAACGGTACCCATTTACAATTGTGTTAAAAAACAGGATTTTAGAAAAATCTGTCACTCATTCACATCGTTTAAAGATAGACCCTGGTAGTAAAACAAGCGGGATTGCTATTGTTCAAGAAGAAACAGGACGTGTCACAAGCGCCTTAGAAATATCTCACAGGGGACAACAGATTAAGGATTCTCTAGAGTCTCGCAGGGCATTAAGGAGAGGTAGACGCAACCGTAAGACTCGATATCGCAAACCTCGTTTTTTGAACAGAACTCTTAGACAAGGATGGTTACCCCCATCTCTTGAAAGCCGAATTAACAATATTGAGACTTGGGTGAAACGAATTAGAAAAGTCTGTCCGATTAGCGCTATTTCTCAAGAGTTGGTCAGGTTTGATTTGCAGCAAATGCAAAACCCTGAAATTAGCGAGGTCGAATATCAACGCGGTGAGTTATTCGGCTTTGAGGTCAAGGAATACTTGCTTGCCAAATGGGGGAGAAAATGTGTCTACTGCAACGCTGAAAACACCCCATTGGAAATAGAACACATTGTCCCCAAATCAAAAGGAGGTTCTAACAGAGTAAGCAATCTAACCTTAGCTTGTAGACCTTGTAATCAGAAAAAAGGTAGCAAATTTGTAGAAGATTTTTTAAGTAAAAAGCCTGAACTATTGAAAAAAATTAAGGGGAAAACCAAGACTCCACTTAAAGACGCGACTGCGGTTAATACTACCCGATCGGAATTGTATAGAAGACTTCAAGAAACCGGGTTACCTGTAGAAGTAGGTTCTGGGGGACTGACCAAATTTAACCGTAAGGTCAGAATGATTGAAAAACACCATTGGACTGATGCTTCTTGTGTTGGTAAATCAACACCTGAGCGGCTACTTATCAGGGGAATAAAACCGCTGTTAATTGCAGCTAAAGGACACGGAACTAGGCAGCGTTGTCGTCCTAACAAATATGGGTTTCCGAAAGCTCACGCTCCAAAAGCTAAGTTTTTTCAGGGTTTTCAAACAGGTGATATTGTTAAAGCTGATGTCATCAAAGGTAAGTTTGCTGGTCAATATGTCGGACGTATTGCAATTCGCTTTAGACCTAGCTTTACCCTTCAACTACCAACTCAAAAATTTGACGTACATCCCAAATACTTGAAAACTATTCACAAGGCTGACGGCTATGAATATCAATCTTGAAAATAAGGATACCCTATCGGGTAGTTTACTAGAAGCGCGGCAATTCCCCTCCCGCTAACCCGTGCCGGGTATAACGGGAGTCCCCTTGCCCCATCTCAGATGGATTCCTTGATTTAGTTTTTGTTTGGATTTGAGTAAAGCTAAGCTGTACTCAATTACGTTTACACAATAGAATTCGGTCAAGCATTGGGGTTAACCAAAACTTGACCGATTTTTTTTATATCAGCTATTAGTGGTCAGTTACGGCGGTTTGCATAACTATCAAGTACACAGGATTTTATCATTCTTCCCTCTTCACTGCTCCGAGGCTCCCTAAAACCTAAATATTACCTCACAAGTCGTATAATTGCTATATTGATTGGTATACTTATAGGATTTATCAATATGCAATTTTTAGAGGAAGTATTACTGACCACTGACAACAGCAATGGTGACCCCAAATTCGTCTACCCATTTCTGGAAACCAACCTAGAAAAACTTGATGATAACTTTATCGATATCTTGCAAACTTGGGCAAGTGCTAAACTCTCAGAAGCGCAACCAGAAACAGCAGAAGCGATCGCAGCCGTTATTGGGGAATTCAGTACTTTGATTAGCGACTTTCCTCTGGGTAATAGAGCTAATAACATGGACATTGCTATTGCTGGTTACGAACAGGTGCTAAAGGTATTTACTCGTGAGAGTAACCCGGAAAGTTGGGCAACGATTCAAAACAATCTGGCTAATGTTTATACTGACAGAATCCGTGGCGACAGGGCTGAAAATATCGAAAAAGCGATCGCCCAATATCAACTAGCTTTGTCGGTTTATAGCAAAGAAGACTTCCCGATTGATTGGGCAATGACTCAAAATAACCTGGGCAATAGCTATAAAAATAGAATCCGTGGGGACAGGGCTGAAAATCTTGAACTTGCTATTTCCCAATACCAACTAGCTTTATCCGTTTACAGCAAATCCGACGTCCCCCAGGATTGGGCAATGACTCAAAATAACCTGGGCAATGCCTACAAAAACAGAATCTGTGGCGACAGGGCTGAGAATATCGAAAAAGCTATTTTCCAATACCAACTAGCGTTGTCAGTTCACACTAAATCAGACTTTCCCATCGAGTGGGCCATGACTCAAGCTAACCTGGGCACAGCTTACTGTGACAGAATCGATGGGGATAGGGCTGAGAATCTTGAACTTGCCATTGAAGCATTCCAACTAGCTTTGGCAGTTTATACCAAAGAAGACTTCTCCTACGAGTGGGCACAGACTAAAAACCACCTGGGCGAAGCCTATAGAAACAGAATCCGTGGCGACAGGGCTGAGAATCTTGACCTTGCTATTTCCCAATACCAACTCACTTTGTCCGTTTACACCAAAGCCGACTTCCCCATGGAGTGGGAAATGACTCACAAGAACCTAACTATAGCTGATAGTGACAGAATTTTATAGGACAGACCTGAGAATACGACTGACCGCTGACCGCTGACGGTAAAATATATAGATATTGATCAACTATCTTCTCAACTATGACAACTCTCGTATTTGTCCATGGCACAGGGGTTAGGCAAGCTGCCTATGAGCAAACCTTTAAGATAGTTGAGGGGTTTGTCACTAAACAACGTCCGGACATTACCGTTGTTCCTTGCTTTTGGGGTGAGCAATTTGGGAGTAAGCTCAATGCTAAAGGGGCATCGATACCATTGTTTGATGCTACTTTAGCTCTGGATCAGGGAGAAGAAGAAGAGCAAAATATTATTCTTTGGCAGCAGTTATATCAGAATCCCCTTTATGAGTTGGGATTATTGTCGTTTCAACCTAGGGCTGCTGGTGATAGTAATCCGTTTGGAGAACAACCAGGTGATCAATTACATGACCGGTTGCTGGCTTTGACTCCTACTGGAGAATTCCAGGCTAACTTACAAGCAGCGGGCATAGCAGAAGTGTTTGATCAGGCACGACGCCATGTTACTCGCAGTGATGTTTATCAAGACGTATTAAACCAAGTCTCTGATTCAGATAGTGACTGTTATGATACTATCGCAAGAGCAATTATTGCTCAGGGAATTTTTGACTGTCAGCAGCACAATCAGGATTCCATCATAATTCCTGAGCCGGAATTGCGTGATCAACTCGTGAAATCACTCAGTGATGCTTTGGGTTCGCAGAAGCAATTGGGATTGGGTGACTGGCTCCAGAAACCACTTTCCTTCTTGGCCGGTCCAGCGACAGCTTGGGTGAGGAGTAAAAGGGGTGCAATTACTGAAGCAAATACTCCTACACCTGGTGATATCATACTCTATCAAAGTCGGGGTCAGCAAATACGTAATTTTATCCAGAAAACGATAGAAGACGCTGAACCACCAGTTGTTATATTAGCTCATAGTTTAGGAGGGATTGCTTGTGTTGATTTACTGGTGATGCAACCAATTAAACAGGTGACATTATTAATTACAGTGGGTTCTCAAGCTCCCTTTTTATACGAAATTAATGCCTTATCTAGCTTAGAATTTGGTCAGCCTCTGCCAGACTTTTTTCCGGAGTGGTTGAATATTTATGATTTACGGGATTTCCTTAGTTACATTGGTGCTACTCTATTTCCTAATAAAGTCCAAGATGTTTTGGTGGATAGTAAACAACCGTTTCCCCAAGCTCATAGTGCTTATTGGACAAATCCTGCTACTTGGAAAGCAATTATCCCGAGGTTACCATGACTATGGGTTCATCTCATATTTGCTGTTTGAACCGGTGGTGCGTTACGGGGCGGGCTATCACAACCCTGGCTACGCAAAAAATCATGGCAAGTCCGCCCCTAACGCACCCTACGGGACATTTATAAAAGTGAGATGCACTCCATGACTATTACTGCTAAGCCAGAAAAAACCTATGGGTTGATTGTCGGTATCGAGAACTATCAAGCAAAAAACTGGAATGTTAATGGTCCCGTTCATGATGCCATCAAGTTTGCTAATTGGTTGTTATCACGAGGCGTGCCAACAGATAATATCAGGCTCTGTTTGTCTCCTTTATCTGAAAATAGTACACTGGTTAATAACTTTGAGATAACCTCAAAGCCAGCAACGGAGCATAATCTAGTTGATATCATTACTAATGATCTGTCCCAAAAACCAGGAGAGTTACTGTTTATATTTTGGGCAGGCCATGGTTTAATTACTTCGGAGCGTAATCGGAGGCTAATTTGTGCTGATGCTAGTAAAACTAATTGGCAAAATCTAGATTTTAATTCCCTGTTACTGCTTTTAGGTTCAGATTCCTTTGGGATTACCAATCATATTTGTATAGTCGATGCTTGTGCTAATTATGTTTTAGAGTCAAGAGGGCGACCAACTATTTTAGGAGGGAAACAGTTTCCTAGTGGTCAACCTAGGAAAAACAGTCAACAGTTTGTCTTACTAGCTACGAGAGAAGGGGAGACAGCGAAAGTTAACTCCTCGGAAAAAACGGGATACTTTTCCCAAGCCGTAAGAAAAGCGTTGGAGCATCATGACTGGCTGCCAGATATGCAAGTAGTTGCTGATCACGTTAAGCAACAATTTGCTAGTTTAAATAAACAACAACTACCAACCTATTTTTATCGTCGCAGTTGGGATAGTGATATCGATGTTTATCATCCTAATCCCTTTGAGATTGCCCACAATATACCCAGTACTTAAGCCTGTAAGTTTGTGGATAGACTGCAGCCACTGGAAGAGTTATATCAGCTATTGCAGCAAAATAATATTGTAGCAATTACTGATATTAGAGGTAAGGGGGGAGTAGGGAAAACAGAACTAGCAATTCAATACTCTTGGTACAAATTAGAAGATTATCCCGGTGGCTGTTGTTGGTTAAATATCCAGGGAGTCGATATTGTCACTCAGCTCTCGGAATTTGCATTTGTGAATGAATTTCCTGGTTTTAAGATTCCTGAAAATCTCACCATTGCTAGCCAACTGGCTTATTGCTGGAAAAACTGGCGACCGGGTAAGGTTTTATTAGTATTTGATAATGTCACTAACATCGAGGAAATCCAAGATTACTTACCGCCCATGGGTTCTCGATTTAGGGTGTTAATTACTACTCGTAGCTCACAGTTACCCTATCCGTCACTTCCTCTAGGAGAATTACCAGAAACTGAAGCTCTAGAGTTATTAGCACAGTTGTTAGGAAAGGAGTTGGTTCAAAAAGAGTTAGAGTTTGCCACAAAACTCTGTCAATTCGTTGGCTGTGTACCTTTAGGATTATACAATGCGGCAGCGCTATACTCAAAGCCAGGGAGTACATGATGCTAGAAGAACTTTTATCGCTCCTAGAGCAGAAGCAATCTCAAGAAGAGGACTCTGGTACAGATGTTGTCCTGGAACTCAATTGGGATGCTTTAGAGTCCTCAGCTCAAGAAATGGCCGGTCTCCTGAGTTTGTTTGCCTTGGCTCCTATGCCATGGTCATTAGTATCCGAGGCGGCTAGGGCTACTAGCTTGGACTTTGATTTGGTCGTTAATCGGGATATCTTAGTTCAAAAGTATCTACTCCAGAAGTTGGATGAGAATACCTACCAATTTCATGAACGGATTAGAGAATTTTTGAGTATCAAGGGGGAACAATTAGCTAATATTGAAAACCTAAAACAGGGGGTTTGTTCAGCTATCGTAGCAATAGCAAAGGATATTCCTCATACCCTAATTCAGTCCGACATTCTAGCAATTACCCCTGCTATCCCTCACCTGGTGGAAGTTGCCACTAACCAAAAAGAATACTTAAATGACGAAGATTTAATCTGGCCTTTTCTTGGCTTAGCCCGCTTTTACCATGGTCAAGGCGCTTACCAACAAGCATTGCCTTGGTATCAGCAGTGCTTATCAACGGTTAGAGAGCGCTTGGGTGAAGAACACCTATATGTGGCAGAAAGCCTCAACAACCTGGCTTTACTGTACTCAAGCCAGGGGCGGTACCAAGAAGCCGAACCCCTTTACCTGCAAGCCTTAGACCTGAGGCAAAGCCTGCTGGGTGAACAACACCCAGATGTGGCCACCAGCCTCAACAACCTGGCCGGACTGTACAAAAGCCAGGGGCGCTACCAAGAAGCCGAACCCCTCTTCCAGCAAGCCTTAGACCTGAGGAGACGCCTGCTGGGTCAAGAACACCCAGATGTGGCAAGAAGCTTCAACAACCTGGCGGGACTGTACAAAAGCCAGGGGCGGTACCAAGAAGCGGAACCCCTTTACCTGCAAGCCTTAGACCTGATGAAACGCCTGCTGGGTCAAGAACACTTACATGTGGCCACCAGCCTCAACAACCTGGCCGGACTGTACTCAAGCCAGGGGCGGTACCAAGAAGCGGAACCCCTGTTGCAGCAAGCCTTAGACCTGACGCAACGCCTGCTGGGTCAAGAGCACCCATATGTAGCAATCGTCCTCAACCACCTGGCAGCACTGTACTCAAGTCAGGGGCGGTACCAAGAAGCGGAACCCCTTTACCTGCAAGCCTTAGACCTGAGGCAACGCCTGCTGGGTCAAGAACACTTACATGTGGCCACCAGCCTCAACCACCTGGCAGCACTGTACTCAAGCCAGGGGCGGTACCAAGAAGCGGAACCCCTTTACCAGCAAGCCTTAGACCTGACGCAACGCCTGCTGGGTCAACAACACCCAGATGTGGCAAGCAGCCTCAATAACCTGGCTTATCTGTACGAGCGCCAGGGGCGATACGAACAGGCCGAACCCCTATACCTGGAAGCCTTAGAGCTGAAGAAACGCCTGCTGGGTCAACAACACCCAGATGTGGCCACCAGCCTCAACAACCTGGCAGGACTGTACTATAGCCAAGGGCGCTACGAAAAAGCGGAACCCCTGTACCAGCAAGCCTTAGACCTGAGGAAACGCCTGCTGGGTCAACAACACCCAGATGTAGCCGCCAGCCTTAACAACCTGGCCGGACTGTACTCATGCCAGGGGCGCTACAAAAAGGCCAAAACTCTCTACCAACAGGCTCTACACATTGCTGTCAAACCCTTGGGAGAGGAACATCCCACAACTCGCATTATTTCCGATAACTTGAACTATCTATTGGTAAGATCCCAAGTTGGCAAATTGGCTCAAACTAACGATAAGACTATGGTTTTAAAGCCTAATTGAAAGTTTTATAGCAATCCTAAATCAGTTGTAATATCAAGTCAGGTTGAATACCCATAATTAGAGCGAGGGTGGGAAGTGTGGGGAGA
The Moorena sp. SIOASIH genome window above contains:
- a CDS encoding NB-ARC domain-containing protein, which codes for MDRLQPLEELYQLLQQNNIVAITDIRGKGGVGKTELAIQYSWYKLEDYPGGCCWLNIQGVDIVTQLSEFAFVNEFPGFKIPENLTIASQLAYCWKNWRPGKVLLVFDNVTNIEEIQDYLPPMGSRFRVLITTRSSQLPYPSLPLGELPETEALELLAQLLGKELVQKELEFATKLCQFVGCVPLGLYNAAALYSKPGST
- a CDS encoding tetratricopeptide repeat protein codes for the protein MMLEELLSLLEQKQSQEEDSGTDVVLELNWDALESSAQEMAGLLSLFALAPMPWSLVSEAARATSLDFDLVVNRDILVQKYLLQKLDENTYQFHERIREFLSIKGEQLANIENLKQGVCSAIVAIAKDIPHTLIQSDILAITPAIPHLVEVATNQKEYLNDEDLIWPFLGLARFYHGQGAYQQALPWYQQCLSTVRERLGEEHLYVAESLNNLALLYSSQGRYQEAEPLYLQALDLRQSLLGEQHPDVATSLNNLAGLYKSQGRYQEAEPLFQQALDLRRRLLGQEHPDVARSFNNLAGLYKSQGRYQEAEPLYLQALDLMKRLLGQEHLHVATSLNNLAGLYSSQGRYQEAEPLLQQALDLTQRLLGQEHPYVAIVLNHLAALYSSQGRYQEAEPLYLQALDLRQRLLGQEHLHVATSLNHLAALYSSQGRYQEAEPLYQQALDLTQRLLGQQHPDVASSLNNLAYLYERQGRYEQAEPLYLEALELKKRLLGQQHPDVATSLNNLAGLYYSQGRYEKAEPLYQQALDLRKRLLGQQHPDVAASLNNLAGLYSCQGRYKKAKTLYQQALHIAVKPLGEEHPTTRIISDNLNYLLVRSQVGKLAQTNDKTMVLKPN